Proteins found in one Zea mays cultivar B73 chromosome 1, Zm-B73-REFERENCE-NAM-5.0, whole genome shotgun sequence genomic segment:
- the LOC103645107 gene encoding transcription factor bHLH96 produces MALEAVVFSEGLFGCWTMAAPAENIAAAAEIPSPLPLPAAARRKRRRTRNAKNRQEVESQRMTHIAVERNRRKQMNEYLAVLRSLMPPSYAQRGDQASIIGGAINYAKELEQLLQSLEARKRHDGLHAAAAPLAAFHYMFFTFPQYAMRAANTTLRPVEDAEHAAAASGSSRPSAVADIEVTMVESHANLKVLSRRRPRQVLRMVAGLQGHRLAVLHLNVTSAGPMALYSLSLKVRYSC; encoded by the exons ATGGCGCTGGAGGCAGTGGTGTTCTCTGAGGGACTCTTTGGCTGCTGGACCATGGCGGCTCCGGCAGAAAAT ATTGCCGCCGCGGCGGAGATACCGTCGCCGCTCCCGCTGCCAGCAGCCGCCAGGCGGAAGCGGCGGCGGACGAGGAACGCCAAGAACAGGCAGGAGGTGGAGAGCCAGCGGATGACCCACATCGCCGTCGAGCGCAACCGCCGCAAGCAGATGAACGAGTACCTCGCCGTGCTCCGCTCCCTCATGCCGCCGTCCTACGCGCAAAGG GGCGACCAGGCGTCCATAATTGGCGGCGCCATCAACTACGCCAAGGAGCTGGAGCAGCTGCTGCAGTCCCTCGAGGCGCGGAAACGACACGACGGCTTACACGCCGCGGCGGCGCCCTTGGCTGCCTTCCACTACA TGTTCTTCACCTTCCCACAGTACGCGATGAGAGCCGCGAACACGACGCTCCGACCGGTGGAAGACGCGGAACACGCCGCCGCTGCTTCGGGATCATCCAGGCCGTCCGCCGTGGCGGACATCGAGGTGACCATGGTGGAGAGCCACGCCAACCTCAAGGTGCTGTCCCGGCGGCGACCGAGGCAGGTGCTGCGCATGGTGGCCGGGCTGCAGGGCCACCGCCTCGCCGTGCTGCACCTCAACGTCACCAGCGCCGGACCGATGGCGCTCTACTCTCTCAGCCTCAAGGTAAGGTACTCCTGCTAG